The Clostridium beijerinckii genomic sequence AAGATGTTTATGGAAGCTTAAAATAAGTAGTTCTCATTAAAAATGATCAGCGAATGAGCACAATAAAAATGCACCCTATTTATAATCTACAATATAGAATCCTAGCTGCGAAATTGTAGCTAGGATTTATTTTTAGGCTTTAGTATCAACGCTTAGTAAATTAAAACAAGGAGGATGATGGAATGAATAATAATTGCGGTAACTGTTGTAATAATTGTAGAGGAAATCTTTGTGCAAGCAAGGTTCCAATGTTTGAAAACTTAAATGATGAAGAATTATTAGATATTGTAAATATGATAAATCATAAAGAATATATTAAAGGCGATATAATTTTTAGTGAAGGTAATATAGCAAATACACTTTATTTCGTGAATGAAGGAAAAATAAAATTATATAGGTATACTAAAGATGGTAAAGAACAGATATTACATATACTTTCAGAAGGAGACTTTTTTGGAGAATTAGATCTAATAAAGCCTTCTACGTATAGATTTAACGCTAAAGCAATAGTAGATGCTAAGGTATGCACACTTACTAAGGATGAGCTGAAGGATGCAATGATGAGAAAGCCTGAGATTGGAATAAAATTATTAGAAACTGTGAGAGAAAGATTGTCAAAGGTTGAAGATCTTGTACAGAATCTAGCAACCAAGGATGTGGATTCTAGAATGGCTTATTTAATAACAGATTTAATGACCAGTTATGGAGAAAACATTGAAGATAGTATATCTATTAAATTACCAATCTCAAGAGGAGATATGGCGAATTATATTGGAGTAACTCCGGAAACTATAAGTAGAAAACTTAAAAAATTTGAAGATGAAAAAATAATAAAGATAGTAGGAACTAAGAACATTATAATTTTAGATGAAAAGAAATTAAAGGATTATATATAAAAATAAATTTTTATTGATATTTGATTTCAATCATATTTTATTAAAAGAAATGAGGTTATAATGAAGTCAGAAATTAAGTAAAATAAAT encodes the following:
- a CDS encoding Crp/Fnr family transcriptional regulator — protein: MNNNCGNCCNNCRGNLCASKVPMFENLNDEELLDIVNMINHKEYIKGDIIFSEGNIANTLYFVNEGKIKLYRYTKDGKEQILHILSEGDFFGELDLIKPSTYRFNAKAIVDAKVCTLTKDELKDAMMRKPEIGIKLLETVRERLSKVEDLVQNLATKDVDSRMAYLITDLMTSYGENIEDSISIKLPISRGDMANYIGVTPETISRKLKKFEDEKIIKIVGTKNIIILDEKKLKDYI